The following are encoded in a window of Parambassis ranga chromosome 15, fParRan2.1, whole genome shotgun sequence genomic DNA:
- the LOC114447491 gene encoding G-protein coupled receptor 26-like: MDAADIVASVLVLGIIVVSLLSNVVVLICFLYNPEIRKQVPGLFILNLTFCNLLLSVSNMPLTLIGLITTGHPGGSGFCQIVGFLDTFLTTNSMLSMAALSIDRWVAVVFPLSYHSRIRHRDAVIALGYTWIHSLCFSTVATCCSWFGYHHLYASCTLCNGRAKGAGTQFIVFTVALHSLTFLLTLIVLCVTYLKVLKVARFHCKRIDVITMQTLVLLVDIHPSVRQKCLDEQKRRRQRATKKISTFIGTFVVCFTPYVITRIVELFSPGPISPHWGVLSKCLAYSKAASDPFVYSLLRHQYRKTCSLLANKVLKRSPLNSSSIRTENNTGRGNNNAADNIQPPTNKPLGQ; encoded by the exons ATGGACGCAGCGGACATAGTTGCTTCTGTGCTGGTTTTGGGGATTATAGTCGTGTCGCTGCTGTCCAACGTTGTGGTGCTGATCTGCTTTCTTTACAACCCGGAGATCCGCAAACAGGTACCCGGTCTTTTTATTCTCAACTTGACTTTTTGCAACCTGTTGCTAAGCGTGTCCAACATGCCTCTAACTCTGATCGGGCTCATTACCACGGGCCACCCCGGAGGCAGCGGCTTCTGTCAGATTGTGGGTTTCCTCGACACTTTCCTCACCACAAACTCCATGCTCAGCATGGCAGCTCTCAGCATCGATAGATGGGTGGCGGTGGTGTTCCCACTGAGCTACCACTCAAGAATACGCCACCGGGATGCAGTGATAGCGCTGGGATACACGTGGATACACTCACTTTGCTTCTCCACAGTGGCCACCTGCTGCTCCTGGTTCGGCTACCACCACCTTTACGCATCGTGTACTCTCTGCAATGGCAGGGCAAAGGGAGCCGGGACGCAGTTCATCGTTTTCACCGTTGCTTTGCACTCTCTCACTTTCCTCCTCACGCTGATCGTGTTGTGTGTAACGTATCTGAAAGTGCTAAAAGTTGCAAGGTTTCACTGTAAACGCATCGACGTGATCACTATGCAGACGTTGGTGCTGCTTGTGGATATTCACCCCAG TGTGCGGCAGAaatgcttggatgagcagaagCGGAGGAGGCAGAGAGCCACCAAGAAGATCAGTACATTCATCGGCACATTTGTGGTGTGTTTCACTCCTTATGTCATCACAAG AATCGTAGAACTCTTCTCCCCAGGGCCCATAAGCCCACACTGGGGCGTCCTGTCCAAATGTTTGGCCTACAGCAAAGCAGCAAGCGACCCGTTTGTCTACTCGCTGCTGCGTCACCAGTACAGGAAGACCTGCAGCCTTCTGGCAAACAAAGTCCTCAAGAGGAGTCCGCTcaactcctcctccatcaggaCAGAGAACAACACAGGGAGGGGCAACAACAATGCAGCCGACAACATCCAACCACCAACCAACAAGCCACTTGGCCAGTGA